The following DNA comes from Sediminitomix flava.
TTACCCCTTATAAGCATCTACATAATCTTGTAAATAGCTGTAATTTGAAGTCAGTTTACCTCCATTCGTAATTGTTGCTCTCTCAATTATTCCATCCGCATCATTTGAGAAAAGAAGAGGTACAATTTCTTCTACTAAATGACTTCCGAAATCTTTAGAAGCATCTTTCGGTAACTCACACGGCAAGTTATCTACTGCCATTACTGAAATGTTCTTATCAGAACTAAATGTACTTTCTTCACTTCCCGTCTGAGGATTATAATCATAGAACGGATCAGCTATAGTACTTGGTCGTAAAGTAGAAGGAATTGGGTCTGCTATATCACAACTGATATCTGAAATAAACTGAATTCTGAAATCATCTCTCTTTGCATCTTCTTGGGTAAAGAAAACTGGAGAACTTTGATCCCAGAAATGTCCCGCAATGAACATATCTGTTGACTTATAGAATTTTTCAAAATCGGAAACATAGTCTCCCCCATTTTTGAAAAAGTCTTCAAACTTAAACTCTTTCCCTTGTCCATGTTTAACGTAAGAATCGGCATCAGCTCTACAGAAAACAGGCTCTTGGAAACTTTCTTGTGAAAGATATTCTTCTACGTTAAGTTCTTTCAATTCTAAAAGCTTCAGAATTTCTTCAGCACCTCTTGCCACTCTACCACTACCCGTAAGTAGAATCTTGATATTCGGTAGGTCTACTTTTTTCAATTCTTCTTTCAACTCTTCAAAATCATCACATTCATGAGCTGGTTTTAACTCATATCTTCCAAGACGAATTCCGAGACCTCTGAAACCATTATATGCACCTACAATTCCAGCATATCTACCGAAACCCAATACACGAGAGCCATCTTTACGAGTCAGACACTCATAATCTGTCATTTTAAGTCCATTATCCAACATGGCTTTCAATAATGGCCTATTATATTCTTGGAATTTGTGAGTATGAGAGAAAAAGAAGTAATGTTTATCAGCCATTAAATCTTTGATCGGCACTTCTTTTACCCCAAACAGTACATCACAATCACTCAAATCTTCTTGTAAAACAATACCTTTTTGAGTGTATAAATCATCTGAAAAACATCTGATAGGACTTGGTTGAACAACAAGCTCTAAATCTTCAAATGTATTTTTTAATAATTCACACTGCGTTGGAGTGAAAGGTACACGTTTGTCTGGTGGTGTTTTCCCCTCTCTTAAAATACCGATTTTCATGTTTCTAGTATAAAAGTTGCTTTTGGCTAAGTAAAAAATGAATTATAAGATTCTTCAAACCTACTAATAAGGAGATTTATATGTCTCCCTAAATTCAGTTAATTTTTTATCAAATGTCTCTTGCGAGCTAAATACGTCTTTCTGATCTGCGTGGCTTGAGAAGAAGGAGAGTAACATATGCATTTCCTCTTTCTGTCTGAATCCTGCTATTGGTAAAAGTACATCAAAATCATGACTAGCCAATACGACTGTTGGGTAGCTTAATCTACCTCCAAGTAATGCAGCTGCCAATTCATGATACCCTCTGCGTCCATTGGCTACAAACTTAAATTC
Coding sequences within:
- a CDS encoding NAD(P)-dependent oxidoreductase, encoding MKIGILREGKTPPDKRVPFTPTQCELLKNTFEDLELVVQPSPIRCFSDDLYTQKGIVLQEDLSDCDVLFGVKEVPIKDLMADKHYFFFSHTHKFQEYNRPLLKAMLDNGLKMTDYECLTRKDGSRVLGFGRYAGIVGAYNGFRGLGIRLGRYELKPAHECDDFEELKEELKKVDLPNIKILLTGSGRVARGAEEILKLLELKELNVEEYLSQESFQEPVFCRADADSYVKHGQGKEFKFEDFFKNGGDYVSDFEKFYKSTDMFIAGHFWDQSSPVFFTQEDAKRDDFRIQFISDISCDIADPIPSTLRPSTIADPFYDYNPQTGSEESTFSSDKNISVMAVDNLPCELPKDASKDFGSHLVEEIVPLLFSNDADGIIERATITNGGKLTSNYSYLQDYVDAYKG